A region from the Methanobacterium sp. genome encodes:
- a CDS encoding CBS domain-containing protein produces the protein MKVEDVMNDEVIIIQENEQVNHARNLMLKHGFSRVIVVDRDENPIGIVTEKDLTRKLRGNGPTWKRRPIDTIAIRRVMSNGLITVDVDDDLREAVEIMIQNKISSVPVVDDEGLAGIVTKTDLMNFYASKFQNRWKVSNLMTKDVVTVNENHTITHVINVMEENNIDGVVVMFDGEIAGIITPANISFAQVEHPETGVSVERVYFIRQGVEGGDKRKAREISMLTAGDIMNEDFVKISPDEDAVEAAKLMYNSEISHIPVVEDDNLVGIITKTDIIKGIQ, from the coding sequence ATGAAAGTTGAAGATGTAATGAATGACGAAGTAATTATAATTCAGGAAAACGAACAGGTTAATCATGCCAGGAACCTCATGCTCAAACACGGATTTAGCAGAGTCATAGTAGTGGACAGGGATGAAAATCCAATCGGGATTGTTACAGAAAAAGATTTAACCCGAAAACTAAGAGGAAACGGCCCTACATGGAAAAGGAGACCAATAGATACTATAGCAATAAGGAGAGTAATGAGCAATGGTCTTATAACAGTGGATGTGGATGATGATTTAAGAGAAGCCGTAGAAATCATGATTCAAAATAAAATAAGCTCAGTACCTGTTGTTGATGATGAAGGATTGGCAGGGATAGTTACAAAAACAGACTTAATGAATTTTTATGCCTCAAAATTCCAGAACAGATGGAAAGTATCAAATCTGATGACCAAAGATGTGGTGACTGTAAACGAAAACCATACCATCACACACGTCATTAACGTTATGGAAGAAAATAACATCGATGGAGTCGTTGTAATGTTCGACGGTGAAATTGCAGGCATTATAACTCCTGCAAACATATCCTTTGCACAGGTAGAACACCCCGAAACAGGAGTAAGTGTTGAAAGAGTCTATTTCATAAGACAGGGAGTTGAAGGTGGGGATAAACGGAAAGCAAGAGAAATATCAATGCTAACTGCTGGAGACATAATGAACGAAGATTTCGTGAAAATCAGCCCTGATGAAGATGCAGTGGAAGCTGCAAAATTAATGTATAACTCAGAAATAAGCCATATTCCTGTTGTAGAAGATGATAATCTTGTTGGAATAATCACAAAAACTGACATAATCAAAGGAATACAGTAA
- a CDS encoding CBS domain-containing protein — translation MVEEVMTPNPVTVSVDTYATKVRSILRDESFRCVPVVSGNHLEGIITRGDLMNISATKSNLQAHGIMEHPKVIATPEMDVNDIGKQLLDAGVVQAPVVKSSDDMNLIGMISIADILENFLNRNLKARYQNVGEIKTKKVITCNYDDPISKVWDKMDEDGFSGLPVLKNKKIIGIITRKDIMNSGHVKISKEGGIKTSTKVESIMRTPPIVITPDKDIKEAAALMVKYNIGRLPVVDNPVYIKKEPERAKEADLVGIVSREDILGSYIS, via the coding sequence ATGGTCGAAGAAGTTATGACACCAAATCCAGTCACAGTTTCTGTAGATACCTATGCAACTAAAGTAAGGTCCATTTTAAGAGATGAAAGCTTTAGATGCGTTCCTGTAGTATCAGGAAACCATCTGGAAGGAATAATAACCCGTGGAGATTTGATGAACATTTCTGCCACAAAATCTAACTTACAGGCTCATGGAATTATGGAGCATCCCAAGGTAATTGCAACACCTGAAATGGATGTTAACGACATAGGAAAACAGTTATTAGATGCAGGTGTTGTTCAGGCTCCTGTTGTAAAATCATCAGATGATATGAACCTTATTGGTATGATAAGCATCGCCGATATCCTTGAAAATTTTTTAAATAGAAATTTAAAAGCCAGATATCAAAATGTTGGCGAAATAAAAACAAAAAAGGTTATAACCTGTAATTATGATGATCCCATCTCTAAAGTATGGGATAAAATGGATGAAGATGGCTTTTCAGGCCTTCCTGTACTTAAAAATAAGAAAATAATAGGGATTATAACCCGAAAAGATATTATGAACTCCGGCCATGTTAAAATTTCTAAAGAAGGCGGGATTAAGACATCTACAAAAGTAGAGAGTATCATGAGAACTCCCCCAATAGTTATAACGCCTGATAAAGACATTAAGGAAGCTGCAGCGCTAATGGTCAAATATAATATTGGTCGTTTACCTGTTGTTGATAATCCTGTCTATATTAAAAAAGAACCTGAAAGAGCAAAAGAAGCAGATCTTGTTGGAATTGTATCAAGGGAAGATATATTAGGGTCGTATATAAGTTGA
- a CDS encoding 7-carboxy-7-deazaguanine synthase QueE produces MKTRINEIFSSIQGEGKLIGRRQVFVRFSGCNLDCEYCDTPQSKDPSYGTLFSEDELKESIKNLITPDFHSVSLTGGEPLLHADFIKYFLEKYDFNCLLETNGSLPGELKKIVKLIKYASLDFKLPEHCSTSNWDELFKKELESLNLLIDEGINTYCKIVILPSTKVDDISQIASRISNEIPENSDISLIIQPSDPLDQWVSHGKKLFRISESVGKYLDVLTIPQVHKILKIQ; encoded by the coding sequence ATGAAAACTCGCATAAATGAGATTTTTTCAAGCATTCAGGGCGAAGGAAAATTAATTGGAAGACGGCAAGTTTTTGTAAGATTTTCTGGATGTAATCTTGACTGTGAATACTGCGATACCCCTCAGAGCAAAGATCCTTCATATGGAACCTTATTTTCAGAAGATGAATTAAAAGAATCAATAAAGAATCTAATAACCCCTGATTTTCATTCTGTTTCCCTTACAGGAGGGGAGCCACTGCTTCATGCTGATTTTATAAAATATTTTCTTGAAAAATATGATTTTAACTGTTTATTAGAGACTAATGGCTCTTTGCCGGGTGAATTAAAGAAAATAGTAAAGCTAATTAAATATGCATCTCTGGATTTTAAGCTCCCTGAACATTGTTCAACTTCTAACTGGGACGAATTATTCAAAAAAGAATTGGAATCACTAAATCTATTAATAGATGAGGGAATAAATACATATTGTAAGATAGTTATATTGCCCTCTACAAAAGTCGATGATATCAGTCAAATAGCTTCAAGGATAAGTAATGAAATTCCAGAAAATTCGGACATTTCACTGATCATACAACCTTCAGATCCTCTTGATCAGTGGGTGAGTCATGGAAAGAAATTATTTAGGATTTCAGAAAGTGTAGGTAAGTATTTAGATGTATTAACAATACCCCAAGTTCATAAAATACTTAAGATACAATAG
- a CDS encoding CBS domain-containing protein, giving the protein MEIGTNVTVNDAMTSSVITVKPENSAADAAFIMAQNEVGCLIVKSNGEPEGIITESDIIHKVVAKDIKASNVTVDEIMTKNLIKIDPGRELNEAARFMSKMNIRRLAVVKDGSLKGILTAKDIMAVSPELTEILVENARMENQMDYNNEENPVPGVCETCGNFMDYLDEVDGKFVCEECKEDLEGDLT; this is encoded by the coding sequence ATGGAAATAGGAACAAATGTAACAGTAAACGACGCTATGACATCGAGTGTGATTACAGTAAAGCCTGAAAACAGTGCTGCAGACGCTGCTTTTATAATGGCCCAAAATGAAGTGGGTTGTTTGATAGTTAAGAGCAACGGAGAGCCAGAAGGGATAATTACCGAAAGTGATATTATACACAAAGTGGTTGCTAAAGACATTAAAGCCAGCAATGTAACTGTTGACGAGATAATGACTAAAAACCTTATAAAAATTGATCCTGGAAGAGAACTGAATGAAGCAGCGAGATTTATGTCAAAAATGAATATTAGAAGACTTGCTGTTGTAAAAGATGGAAGTTTAAAGGGTATTTTGACTGCAAAAGACATAATGGCGGTTTCTCCAGAACTTACCGAAATTCTTGTTGAAAATGCAAGAATGGAAAATCAAATGGATTATAATAATGAAGAAAATCCAGTACCTGGAGTTTGTGAAACATGCGGAAATTTCATGGATTATTTAGACGAAGTTGACGGTAAATTCGTCTGTGAAGAATGTAAAGAAGATTTAGAAGGTGATTTAACTTGA
- a CDS encoding DNA polymerase subunit beta, which translates to MRARTRDFIHTEDDLFFATTSYLHPEDRILSFLRYIPDPNGERSKNGKRYTKVDTRQAYDFLSSNHPEYLYDDNIKGVKMMGVPLNKIHEILKPEKRLKEIMESTDNNDLLKKVVKLADIFHKYADIPYSKMGISGSILPGLYDPAVSDLDFVIYGLKNHRKARDTFGEIKDRTALKSISDEYWMKLYEKRIKDSSLSYEEFQWYEKRKNNRGVIDGTLFDILATREWDEIKGKYGDERYESLGNATIECKVKDSIASFDNPAVYKIEDVNILEGNGVDITEIASFTHTYSGQAKDREKIIAKGKLEKIMGKNERIRLVVGTTRESIGEYIKLVKTPFLRR; encoded by the coding sequence ATGAGAGCCAGGACCAGAGATTTCATACATACTGAAGATGATTTGTTCTTTGCCACCACTTCATATCTGCATCCGGAAGACAGAATACTGTCATTTTTAAGATATATTCCAGATCCAAATGGTGAAAGGTCAAAAAATGGCAAGAGATATACTAAAGTAGATACAAGACAGGCTTATGACTTTTTAAGCAGTAATCATCCAGAATATCTTTATGATGATAATATTAAGGGCGTTAAAATGATGGGCGTGCCTTTGAACAAAATTCATGAGATTTTAAAGCCAGAAAAGCGTCTTAAAGAGATAATGGAAAGTACTGATAATAATGATTTGCTTAAAAAAGTTGTAAAGTTAGCAGATATTTTCCATAAATATGCAGATATTCCCTATTCAAAAATGGGAATTTCAGGATCAATTTTACCTGGTTTATATGATCCTGCTGTCTCTGATTTAGATTTTGTTATTTATGGCCTTAAAAATCATAGAAAGGCAAGAGATACATTTGGTGAAATTAAGGATAGAACTGCACTGAAGAGTATAAGTGATGAATACTGGATGAAATTATATGAAAAAAGAATTAAAGACTCATCATTAAGTTATGAAGAGTTTCAATGGTATGAAAAGCGTAAAAACAATAGAGGTGTCATTGATGGAACTCTATTCGACATTCTCGCTACCCGCGAATGGGATGAGATTAAAGGAAAATATGGGGATGAAAGATATGAATCTCTAGGCAATGCAACCATTGAATGCAAGGTAAAGGACTCAATAGCATCCTTTGATAATCCGGCAGTCTATAAAATCGAAGATGTCAATATTTTAGAGGGCAATGGGGTGGATATAACTGAAATAGCTTCATTTACCCATACATATTCTGGACAGGCAAAGGATAGGGAAAAAATAATAGCAAAAGGTAAATTGGAAAAAATTATGGGAAAAAATGAAAGAATAAGGCTTGTAGTTGGCACAACGAGAGAATCAATCGGCGAATATATAAAACTCGTAAAAACTCCGTTTTTGCGGCGTTAA
- a CDS encoding homoserine dehydrogenase: MKDIYNIGLIGFGTIGAGVVETFNRNLDLMEQKVGTNIKLKKVVDLDIETDRGVEIDRNILSTDVNDILEDPEIDIVIELIGGYEPAKSFILKAMQEGKHVVTANKALLAKHWEEILETANKNNVRICFEASVGGGIPLLEPLNESLGANHIQSIYGIINGTANYILTKMTEEGLDFEDVLSEAQEKGYAEQDPTFDIEGHDTAQKLIILTILGFGIYVEQDKFHVEGISKIKQEDIEFIKNEMGYSIKLLAISRIEEGELEVRVHPTLIPQNHLLASVNDVFNGVYIVGDIVGPVMMYGQGAGMMPTASAVVGDCLDIMENMERKNIYGPTDTEVKQIKDIEDIKSKYYLRLTAVDKPGVLHTISGILSSYDISIEAVTQKKRDEGQEVPIFMVMHEALEKNMQNAVKEINALDFVRNDTLFIRVLEE; the protein is encoded by the coding sequence ATGAAAGATATTTACAATATTGGGCTTATTGGGTTTGGAACAATAGGAGCAGGGGTTGTAGAAACCTTTAATCGAAATTTAGACCTTATGGAACAGAAAGTTGGAACAAATATAAAGCTTAAAAAAGTTGTTGATCTGGACATAGAAACAGATCGGGGCGTTGAGATTGATAGAAACATATTATCGACTGATGTGAATGATATTCTTGAAGATCCGGAAATTGACATAGTTATAGAGCTTATTGGGGGCTATGAACCTGCAAAAAGCTTTATTTTGAAGGCAATGCAAGAAGGAAAACATGTAGTTACAGCAAACAAAGCACTGCTTGCAAAGCACTGGGAAGAAATTCTGGAAACCGCAAATAAAAACAACGTCAGAATCTGCTTTGAAGCAAGCGTAGGTGGTGGAATTCCATTACTTGAGCCATTAAACGAAAGCTTGGGCGCAAATCATATTCAATCAATTTATGGTATAATCAACGGTACAGCAAATTATATTTTAACTAAAATGACAGAGGAAGGCCTTGATTTTGAAGATGTATTGAGTGAAGCTCAGGAAAAGGGATATGCAGAGCAGGACCCCACATTTGATATTGAAGGACATGATACTGCCCAGAAATTAATTATCCTCACCATTTTAGGCTTTGGAATTTATGTTGAACAGGATAAATTCCATGTTGAAGGAATAAGTAAAATAAAACAGGAAGATATTGAGTTTATCAAAAACGAAATGGGTTACTCCATAAAATTACTGGCCATTTCACGGATTGAAGAAGGAGAACTTGAAGTAAGGGTTCATCCAACATTAATACCTCAAAATCATCTCCTGGCATCTGTTAATGATGTATTTAACGGTGTTTATATTGTAGGGGACATTGTAGGTCCTGTTATGATGTATGGACAGGGAGCAGGAATGATGCCTACAGCGAGCGCTGTTGTGGGGGATTGCCTTGATATAATGGAAAACATGGAGCGAAAAAACATCTATGGCCCAACTGATACTGAGGTTAAACAGATAAAGGACATTGAGGACATAAAATCAAAATATTACTTGCGTCTTACTGCAGTTGATAAACCAGGTGTACTGCACACAATTTCAGGTATTTTGAGCAGTTATGATATTAGTATAGAAGCAGTTACTCAGAAAAAAAGAGATGAAGGTCAGGAAGTTCCTATTTTCATGGTGATGCATGAAGCATTGGAAAAAAACATGCAGAATGCGGTAAAAGAGATTAATGCACTTGATTTTGTAAGAAATGATACTCTATTTATTCGGGTTTTAGAGGAATAA
- a CDS encoding DUF366 family protein — translation MKYKKLKKKLLYDGSQIAPAWAFKEIGVKGSSLVAWIGPMEIKPEELIDYEDVGLEIRSDEMMHFIIEHFDIQPADIKTCYHRQRILVMIVKDILNESCIATKRSGDDLYFEGKKLSVSIATCSNSSMKIHFGMNITDKGTPDDVKTIGILECNKNMDDKKIHSLIDKIAESYINEIKSIEEDITKTKVF, via the coding sequence ATGAAATATAAGAAATTAAAGAAAAAACTGCTTTATGATGGAAGCCAGATTGCGCCAGCGTGGGCATTTAAGGAAATTGGAGTTAAAGGATCAAGTTTGGTAGCATGGATAGGTCCAATGGAAATTAAGCCAGAAGAGCTCATAGATTACGAAGATGTCGGCCTTGAAATTAGATCTGATGAAATGATGCATTTTATAATAGAACATTTTGACATCCAGCCTGCAGACATAAAAACCTGCTATCACCGGCAAAGAATACTTGTAATGATTGTTAAGGACATCTTAAACGAATCATGCATTGCAACAAAACGTAGCGGTGATGATCTGTATTTTGAAGGTAAAAAATTAAGCGTGTCAATAGCAACATGCTCCAACAGCAGCATGAAGATACATTTCGGCATGAATATCACAGATAAAGGCACTCCTGATGATGTGAAAACAATAGGAATTTTGGAATGTAATAAAAATATGGATGATAAAAAAATTCATTCTCTAATTGATAAAATTGCCGAAAGTTATATTAATGAAATTAAATCAATTGAAGAAGATATAACTAAAACCAAGGTTTTTTAA
- a CDS encoding DNA-binding protein, with amino-acid sequence MIITRLMPDEDLKKGINNIIKSNNIKSGVIISIVGSLNSATLRMADGGVKAFKGPFEIVSAEGTVAENGIHVHIAISDKDGRVTGGHLQKGCMINTTAEICIMETESSLKRVFDPETGYKELVIDNKDNE; translated from the coding sequence ATGATAATCACAAGATTAATGCCTGATGAAGACCTTAAAAAAGGCATAAACAATATTATTAAATCAAATAACATTAAATCTGGAGTTATAATTAGCATTGTGGGGAGTTTGAACTCCGCTACATTAAGAATGGCAGATGGTGGAGTTAAAGCTTTTAAAGGACCATTTGAGATTGTTTCTGCCGAGGGGACAGTGGCAGAAAATGGAATCCATGTCCATATAGCGATTTCAGATAAAGATGGGCGTGTCACCGGAGGCCATTTACAAAAAGGTTGCATGATCAACACCACAGCAGAAATATGCATCATGGAGACTGAATCATCCCTGAAAAGAGTATTTGATCCAGAGACAGGCTATAAAGAGCTTGTTATTGATAATAAAGATAATGAGTGA
- a CDS encoding CBS domain-containing protein, whose amino-acid sequence MRRKELINVVKSRERAPLEFETHIAEHEGDIMSIAKKEVITVPQSATIQEAAEIMVKNKFRRLPITDAGTGKLQGIVTAMDILDFLGGGDRYQILEKKHEGNYLAAINEPVREIMTRDVETLSNKNSIGDAVSRMLEKKVGALPIINAEENIVGIVSERDFALLLAGVLTDEVVEDFMTTSIIKTTPGTRIEGATKIMVRNQLRRIPVTGEERKTPHPENDKLVGIVTATDILEFFGNNSAFERIVTNNAEEVLNTAIADIMVKDVITTNTYTPLGDVCDIMENKGIGGLPVVRDNELLGIITESDILRAISG is encoded by the coding sequence ATGAGAAGAAAAGAACTAATAAATGTGGTAAAATCTAGAGAAAGAGCTCCACTGGAGTTTGAAACCCATATAGCAGAACACGAAGGCGATATTATGAGTATCGCCAAAAAGGAAGTAATTACAGTACCCCAAAGTGCTACAATTCAAGAAGCCGCCGAAATAATGGTAAAAAACAAGTTTAGAAGACTTCCCATAACAGATGCTGGAACAGGGAAGCTTCAAGGTATTGTAACTGCCATGGATATACTGGACTTTTTAGGTGGTGGAGACAGATACCAGATTTTAGAAAAGAAACATGAGGGTAATTATTTAGCTGCCATAAATGAACCAGTAAGAGAAATTATGACAAGAGATGTGGAAACTTTAAGTAATAAAAACTCCATCGGAGATGCAGTTTCCAGAATGCTTGAAAAGAAAGTCGGTGCACTGCCCATAATTAATGCAGAAGAAAATATTGTAGGAATAGTTTCAGAAAGAGATTTTGCACTCCTCTTGGCTGGAGTTTTAACCGATGAAGTTGTTGAGGATTTCATGACAACCTCCATTATAAAAACAACTCCTGGAACAAGAATAGAAGGCGCTACTAAGATAATGGTGAGAAATCAATTAAGGAGAATTCCTGTAACTGGAGAAGAGAGAAAAACACCTCATCCAGAAAATGATAAGCTTGTGGGAATTGTCACTGCAACAGATATTTTAGAATTCTTTGGAAACAATTCAGCATTTGAAAGGATAGTTACTAACAATGCCGAAGAAGTTCTCAACACCGCAATTGCAGATATTATGGTAAAAGATGTCATTACCACAAATACTTACACACCACTGGGTGATGTATGTGATATAATGGAAAATAAAGGCATTGGAGGCCTACCAGTAGTAAGGGATAATGAATTACTGGGCATAATAACTGAAAGCGACATTTTAAGAGCTATAAGTGGATAG
- a CDS encoding 6-carboxytetrahydropterin synthase, with product MKIVINGIHANLRFSSAHMIPLHESCGGIHGHSYIVDLVIEGERSGEFGFVVDFKKAKDIVRTICSKLDHKVLIPCKSDVVEFTGKDENSLEFMVGQKEYKLPLEDCCLLPLKSTSAEDLAEYFAEEIFKYLEETYNKISRVQICVNEGIGQGAYFDKSK from the coding sequence ATGAAAATAGTAATTAATGGAATTCATGCTAATTTAAGATTCTCATCTGCACATATGATCCCCCTCCACGAATCATGCGGAGGAATACATGGGCATTCTTACATTGTTGATTTAGTTATCGAAGGGGAAAGAAGCGGAGAATTTGGCTTTGTTGTCGATTTTAAAAAAGCAAAAGATATTGTAAGGACCATCTGCTCAAAACTCGATCATAAAGTTCTTATTCCATGTAAGAGTGATGTTGTTGAATTTACAGGGAAAGATGAAAACTCATTAGAATTTATGGTTGGCCAAAAAGAATATAAGCTCCCATTAGAAGATTGTTGTCTTTTACCACTTAAATCCACCTCTGCTGAGGATCTGGCGGAATATTTTGCCGAGGAAATATTTAAATATTTAGAAGAGACATATAATAAAATCTCAAGAGTCCAGATTTGTGTTAATGAAGGTATTGGACAGGGCGCCTATTTCGATAAGTCTAAATAA